The genomic interval GTATTTACAGGTGTTGCTGATATCGTGACAGAGAATAAGGATGTAGATCTTAGGGTTTTGCCTGCGGTGGTGAATGATACCAAAGCTGCGGCCGTGGCTCAGAAGCGACCGAGCACCGAGGCTGTAGAAGTTAAGGCCAAGAAGACTAAATTGGACAAGTTTGATGTGTAAGTATTTACATACTTTATAATACTGTGTAAAACTTCAGATACACACTTATATAATCAATAAACTGGCCATCTAACTAACTTTAATATAATcctttagtttttttcactGTTCTGTTCACAATGACCTGGTGTTCTATTCTCTTTtcacaaactaaaaatactgaTGCGGTTAATGTTATTTACACTATATTGACAACTTTTCCACCCTCATTATATTAATGCCAATAATAATACCCAAACAACCATGCGTATCGAGGAACATCCTGCAACAGTAATTTGACCAGCTGTTAACTAATCCTTCACAAACAAAGTCTACTTACACATGACAACTTCCAGACTGTTCGGCAACGAAGACGTGGATCTCCGTCAGCTTCCCCAAGTGGATGAAGTCAATCCTCCACCACCCCCATCCATTACATCATCCCCGAAGTCTGACAACAAGCCTGATGACGAAGCCCCTGTACCGTCACCCAAAGGATCCCCCAAAAGGGACTGGAACGAAGTCAAAAAGAGGGATGATAAGAAAACTCCTTCGAAATTGGACCTCGTAAGGGCCAAGTTTGCTGAAGTGACGAAAGGCAAAGATAGACTGGGCAGGCCGTTGCTGTTCAGTAAATCACCTAGtaagtataatttatgttttatctagaCATGTAACTAAATCGtgatctataaaaatatttaatgatctCTTCGATTTTTATGGAGCTAGTTTcaatgtataatttttattgtaggtGTAGAAAGAGAAAGAAGACGCACAATGAGCGGTGACGATATGGACTTGAGAGATAATGACGAGCAAGGTTTTGTCGAAAACAAGAAATCTATCTCCATCATCATGTCGCAAGCTAAAGAACATTTCACAGACGGACAGTTAGACAAAAATCAGTACAATACGCTTATGTATCAAATACTACAGATCAACGAGAAGCTCAAACTAAAAGAGGCTAAACAGAGGGAGTCCCTCGAAATATCTAAAAGAAAGCTCAAAGCACAAACTCTTGACGAAAACCACAAAGTACCTAGTCCGAAGTCTTCACCGACTGAACGGAATAGGTTCGGAGATATCGACGAGAGGATCACACCGTCCGTGTTCATGGACACACCTCCAGACAGTCAGGGAATGTTACAGGACTCCGACATGAGAGTGAACTCAGATGGCGTCGACGGCATGAAGCCAAAGACTCTGCTACCTCTCCCTCCTGGCATGCCAATGTTCCCGCCATACCAACAAATGTGGCGAGGACCGAGACCGAGAGGCGATGACTTCGGACCCAGAAGGTTTAGAGGTCCTGCCCCACCATTCTTCAGAGGGAAGTTTGACAAAAGAGCTCCGAGACCGCCATTCGAACCTCGGATGCCAATGCCTCCTCTGCCCACCCCTAAAATGGGCATGTGTCAAGGAGATTATCCATTACCACCTTATGAAAGAACCGAGTCTCCGCCGCCTTTGGGAGCTCCGGGCTTCGCCATCCCACCCACAGACTTCAAAGTTATTGAGTACATAGACCAGGATCCATTCAAAACTATCCAAATTGACGGCATTCCTAGAGAGATCAGGTTCTACGGTGATACTGCCGTTATCATGCTCGACTGGGACGATCCTAGAGAAATTAAATTCTTGCCCGGATGTAGGAGAGTGACGTTTGATAACAAAGACTCCATAGTATTATCTTTCAATGAAGGCTATAAGCAAGTAGAAATAGATGACCAAGTGTTCGATATAAAGTTCGGTTCGCCGACTAGAGAATTGTACATAAATGGCAGGTGGTATGAATGCTTCTTTGGTGGCCAGCCTTTAGGCGTCATTATAGATGGGAAGCCGAGACTAGTACATTTAGAAGGTCCCATGCCTCAGGTAGATATTGGTAAAGCTAAGCGCACGGACTTGGTCGCTGGCAAAATCAACCTTATCGTGAACGCGACACAGATGCACCCAGTTTACTTGGATGCCAAGGTGCAAAAGATCTTAGTCAATGGTCAATTTTTGACCGTACGCTTCGTGGATTCACTCAGAACAGTTTTGATCAACGAGCAACCATTCAAAGTGGAGTTTGGTGATCTTCCGAAACCTATAGTAGTTGGTAGTGAGAAGTACTTCATTAGATTCTCTGCGTTGCCTCGTAATATCAAGCCTGGGTATATTCAGATAGCGAATATGGAAGGCATGGGCTTGCCTGTGCTTACTCAAGTGAAGAAAGTTGAAGATATTAAGGAAGAAGACACAAATAACATGGAGGTTGATCAGGAGCCTATCGTCAGGCCGATGAAGACTCCCAGCCCTGATAACAACACCGAGAGTTTAGGTAAGATATTCTTTCATAAATCCTATctcatattattgttttctaCTATTGACATTACAAACAAGTAAATGATCctagaaaactgtttatattatCAGCTTTGTATATGTTTCtttctttacaaataaactataGTTTTCACTCTTAATCATGATGATCAGAATCATATCAAATGGTGTATAACTGGATGactttatgtaattaaaatacgtTTTCATAATCACAGGACTCGACATGCTAGCCAGCGTAATGCCTTCAAGTACGGTACCAGCATCAGGCTCCGAGTACAGCGTTGCCGAACCACTATTCGCCAAACCCGAAAAAATCCCCGGCCTTGAAACACCCGCTGACGAGAAACCACCAGTTTTACCAGGCCTACCAATATTAGGAAATATTAACGTTAGCGATCTGTTCGCTAAGTTGGTAGCGACTGGTATAGTTCAAGTGAATAATGATAATAAAGAGGAGAGTAAGGAAGAACAGAAGGAAGAAGTTAAGAATAAACCGAAGGAGGACAAGAATGTTATACATAGAGTTGACTTAATGAGGCCTGAGACTTTCAGAGTGtgagtatatttttctttatatttttaatctatcGTCGTAGGGCGATCTTTTTTCTCGCTAGAAAAGgaaatataattacttaaaaaatccCGACTCATTGCGGACTCTGATGAGGCACTACCTACAATGGTCTGGGGGTGATTGACCCCGTCATCCGTCACGTAGCAAGGGTACTGGGGTGGTTTTCGTGAGCTATTCAAAACCCCGTTCAAAACCGCGTCGTGTGGCCTCGCCGTAACGTCTAATGCTAACACGCGTGGATCATGGGAACGTCGCAAACTAACTTTATAACTGGAAAATGGTTAAGCAAAACGTATTGATCTATTTTGAACGGCTTTGCAAGGGGCGACTCATGACTtcttgttataatttttatgttattctcTTTCAGTAAACAACCCGGTCTAGTCGCCAAACTGTACGGCGGCATGCAGTGCTCGGGCTGCGGCGCCCGCTTCCCCCCGGAGCACACGGTGCGGTACTCGCAGCACCTGGACTGGCACTTCCGCCAGAACCGCCGCGACCGCGACTCCGCCCGCCGAGCACACTCGCGACACTGGCACTACGACCTGTCCGACTGGGTGCAGTACGAGGAGGTCGAGGATCTGGAGGAGAGAGGTGAGGCACACTGCCATTCCAGCACAGTTGCACAGCCGTCCCGTGAACACATTATTATGTTACGAGGAATACTTGTCCAGAAACTATGCAAGAAACTATCACTTTGGTCGCCGATCATTCATATTCGTAAAATTGCATAGAATCTTTTTTCAAATCTATGAATTTGACATCATTTAATCATCATACTAATTGAAGATCTTTTTCATGCTGGCTCGTATATTTATCTAGATGATGTATTGAGTAGACGATACATTTTACAGCACAATAAACTTCCAAGTGTTTTCCCAACCCTTCTTTATGATTTGTAAACACATTTTCTAAAATTCATCATTTACTCAACCTCCAATGTCTCCTTGCAGAAAAGAGCTGGTTCGAAACCGGCGGCAGCACAACCACGACAGCAGAAGCTACCGAAGCCCCCGCACCCGTGCCCACCGTGACGCCCTCTACAGCAGCCCCCGCGCCCGCGCGGCACTGCTGCGCGCTGTGCGGGGACACCTTCCAGCAGTTCTACAACGAGGACAAGGAGGAGTGGCATCTCAGGAACTCTGTGCGACATAATGATGATTATTATCATCCGCTGTGCTTTGATGATTATAAGGTATGTGTGATAAGTAATTGAAGTGATATCGCGTATTTATgatcaatttaaatttaaactttttatttctttaaacttcatgtacaaacaacaaataatacATTGTACATTTAACATTAGGCATTCTCTACATGTAAACTGTAATAAGTAGTACCATTCTAGATATCTAGAAAACTTTGCTGTTGTGCTCTTGCTGAATTTGAATGCCAAAAAGTTACTTGTTTATATATGCTTTactattttttctaaatatgtacATGAGGTAACAGCTAGTAATGCACATTTCACACTTCACAAGGATGcagaattataattttaaaatatccttCATTTCCAAAATACTAGAAACATCAACTGACCAAAACCATGCATCAAATAACACTAACATACATTAATTCTCTCTCCAGGCTTCTCTCACAAAAGCCGAGGAGCCGTCCAAAGAGTCATCAGACGACGTGCAGCCCATAGAGAAAACGGAAGAAGCCATAGAGATCAAAGACGTGGACGACACGGTAGAAGAACAGTCGGACAACGAGTCTGTTGTTGAAGTCGTTGAAGAGGCTAAGGATTTGGATCCTGTTGAAGTAAGTGGCTATTTGAACCTGATTTTTCTATGTGTCCTGCTGAGAACTGTAATTGTGTCTGCGTGACAGTCATTTGCAATTGTCATGCTAGATAACTTTAATTATAAGCAATAGTTTTTACGTAATCTTTTAGATTTTCATCCATAAAAATCTGTGGGACAAGAAAAGTTGCATaacttttatagtttttatggACCAGGTTTTACATGTTTTCTTATCCAGCAATAGACTCAACAAGATACACATACAAGACGTCAAACATAATGCAATTATTGAGCCTGCCTTAGAGCTTCTTGATAATCGAAATTGACTGAAATAATCGCATTTCTGTGAATCTCTGTGCTTCGTTACCAGTTACCCAGTCTTTACGTCAATCCTTCAAGATAATTTTTCCAATATCACCTTACTAAACCTCACTCCACCCCAACAGATAGACGAAGGCGAGGAAGACGATGTAGTCTTCAAGGCGGAGCCAGTGGAACAGGTGGTGGTGGAGGACGATGCGGACACCGACGATGAGACCGCCGCCACACGCGCTGAGCGAGACAGGCTGGCGGAGATCGACTTCTCCAAAGTCAAGGTTAAGCAGGAGCCGGTTGATCCTGGTGAGTTGGGACTTGTTGATCATGTCTCcagataattaattaacaggTGTAAACTCTAAAAGATTTTCGGAGATTAAGTAGTATGTATTTGAGTGAAGTTTATTCATAGACTAACTTCCACTAGCCATTTCATCCGCTTCCTGTGGAAactttactactactactactacgtACCGGGTTAAAAGTAGCGTACAGCTTTCCTAGATAAATGAACTATATCTACACTGAAATATTTGTTCTACTTAGTCATTCTATAATAGTTTGGGGGTTCATAGGGGGAGGAAAGCAATAGGCTGGCATGATGATGAAAATTAATGTAATGATACAACTTATTTCATAACATGATGCAACATCAATAGAACTTCGAAGAAACTTACGTAATTTTATCTAGATTTTTTCCTAGgcctactttatttattatttttttatcaagttCAATTACAACCTATTTGTCTTACTGCAAACAGTTTCCATACTAATATCTGTTACCGGGAGATTAACTTCATTTTGTAATCGTGTATCCTTTTCTTTCCCAACAGACGACGAACCAATAGTAACAGCGGAAGAGGAAACAGTCCAAGCTCGAGTAGACAACACACATGCTACCGTCGAGTCTTCAATCGACGGCAACCTACAACTCGACGCCGCCAACGCGCCCGCCACGGCCCTACCCATCGGAGGCATTCGCATCAACATATCTAAGTCCCTACCCTCCTTTATCAACAACAATGATGATAAAATGCTCGAAGACATCAGTGCTGATGATGAGCCCTTACCACCTGGTGAAGAACCAGAGTTAGAGTATACGTTAAAACCGGCGCTAGAAGGCGTTCAGTTCAGTAGACAACCACCGGTGACGAGAGGCAATGAGTTGTCTGGGTTATGCTCAATCATGTAAGTGTGGGTACTcactaaacatattttaattgtttaatatgTTTGAAGCACCAAGCTGTCTCGTTTGATAGTTCGAATTTGTCAATTTTGATTGATATTAAAGCGTGTTTAGCACAGAGAAttgaaagatgagcggagatgctataaggcagaTAGGTCCGCTAAAACGCCAGATTAAGTGTGAGGCGTTCGGGTTTCTTGAGACATCTGTCGAAgagttttgtttttacaataaatgGGTGAGTTCCAAAGAAAGCGTTTAAAGATATAGCTAGTAACGTTAATCGTCACCCATTCACCGCCATTTTGGCGACGCTACTTAGATTTTCTGTCATGACATCTCTGCTCGTAATTTTGTTCTCGATGGTGTTTAGTGAGTAGTCACGCAAAATGGTCTTTATTTACGTATCTAGTCTTTAGCAGAGtgatttgtttaaaattgtgtttacgattcaataaaaaatagtgTTAGTTTGACCTATTTACGATTGGTAAATGGGTTTGCGTAGTTCGTGCTACTAAATTGTAGTGCAACATAAATACTAAAGGCTAAATACGTATGATCATTGTATGAAAGGTTTAGCAAAACCAACTAATATAGtcaagtaattgatttattcgTTTTGGCATATAATTATATGCaagtagaattaaaataatgttcaacTTTGGACATTAGACTGATATATGAAAATAATCAAGTTTAGCATAAACCTATACAAATGAAACCCTATAAAGAAACGCGCAATAactagatttaaatcaaatgaaTTGTCGATTATATACTATTACTCcaattcaatcaatttattaGAAGTTATTTATTCAGATGGCTGAATTAGTTGGTTTATTGattaataatgtttatgtgTTGTGGTGGTGGTCATATGTAAGAATAAGAACCGGCCTAATGGTTCTAGTTTCCTATTAAAATAGTGTGGGTCGCTATAAATTAGTTTGGTGCATTCATTGTTTCAAAATCGTGAGAGATTAATACAGATatgaaaatatacctatgtatagtagtttattagggttccgtagccaaaatggcaaaaacggaacccttatagtttcgtcatgtccgtctgtccgtctgtccgtctgtccgtctgtcacagccgatttactcggaaactataagtactacagtgatgaaatttgatgggaatatgtgttgtatgaaccgctacaaaaatatgacactaaatagtaaaaaaaagaattgggggtggggccccccatacatgtaactgagggatgaaatattttttttcgatgtacatacccgtgtggggtatcaatggaaaggtcttttaaaatgatataaagttttctaaaaaacatttttcttaaagtgaacggtttttgagatatcagctctcaaagtcgtaaaaagtatgtccccccccctctatttttataactacggggtataaaattctaaaaaaaatagaggtgatgcatgctaattaactctttcaacgatttttggtttgatcaaagtatctcttatagtttttgagataggttgatttaactgtaatttacggaacccttcgtgcacgagtccgactcgcacttggccggtttttttttagttatacaAGTATGTAAACTTCTCTTTGATATGGGGCATAAAGGCAGCTAtggtattaaaaatatgtctCACTTTGCAATGAAtgcatttaaaaagtttataacCCAAAGCCGACGCGAAACTGACGAAGATTCCAAACGGTCTTCTATATTCTAGCTTGTGCTAAAATATACCTTAAATCTTCCAATATAAAGTCGCTTTTTATATCGTAACTGTTATACTTTTCGTCAGTATTACGCCAGCTCTCGAgttaatgtatgtaaatgtaatgAATTACATCACGTAAATGATTGTATAATTAGGATTTAATGAATTACCTCTGTTAGAATTAAATAGCTGTTTAAACCCAACGATGATGGAACACAGTTTCATTGTATTGTGGAAAGCATATGGAAAGGTGACTATTATATTCGtagcttttaattttaagctatttatatctttatatattCCACTATCACTATACCAACTAGAGTAACTTATATGTAAAGGCGCTCTCATCCTTCCATATGAAGCCACAAAAGAATTGTTAAAACGaaatgtgatattaaacttaagTTATCGACTTATCTAACAGCGAATGTGCGTTTTGTTTGACGAATTAATTTTGTGTATATCATGTAGCTAAATGTAAATATTCGGTTGATttattgtgtgtgtaaatatttagGTGTATTTGTAAGGGTACAAATTGTTACTGCGTTTGTATGAATATGCATGATTGATgaatgtgtaaatatttaattatagagAATCTCTGCGTTTGAAGggttttagggtcaattcacactgaaagagcagcggccggcagcggccgtaagagcacggaaaaagtaagagcgcggcgcgatgcggcgccgcgcggcccgccgcgctcacgctcaatcccttgcaattacggccgctgccggccgctgctctttcagtgtgaattgacccttattgTTACCTTGAGATATTTTCTTTGCCACATCAGTggcatttcatttaatttaaaaaaatctttgaaaaatacaaaaaatgaataaatattataattttgaaaaaaaggtgttagttttattattttaatttaatgttaatcAGAAAGCACTTTATCTTTTTCCTTTCTTTCTCAATCAACTTTCACTAACTTTGATATCACAAGGTGGAACTTGG from Helicoverpa armigera isolate CAAS_96S chromosome 19, ASM3070526v1, whole genome shotgun sequence carries:
- the Pcf11 gene encoding pre-mRNA cleavage complex 2 protein Pcf11 isoform X3; amino-acid sequence: MSKEVAEEYASSLADLTVNSKPLINMLTILAEENIDHAGVIVETVEKHLEKVHPDIKLPVLYLVDSIIKNVGGAYTQKFSQSIVNMFTRTFKQVIVDEKIRSQMFKLRETWHDVFPATKLYQLDVKVNLIDPAWPIQAQPQQSNIHSVGATTSTSTAAAPVPVPVEEDEKMRSILAKKEQELLMLQRKKVEMELEHMRRQVEIAEKTVTKKVPIVPPVNNVNSTNSVPAAAPVHAVAPEVVANIPAKQRLGPPVNKTAGRIAPVSATLLTARRDPRLARHAAAPAAVTAPTVRAPPAAPVPPVAIVAPAAAIAPNVFDIKPLERVTKRKNVITIDVRPEVEAKPRRRDPRLDKRDPRRNRQRDERRREDKPEPERIPTPAYVDKLPDPKKISKMPPIPKISKTKRDADVVTPKRKRDALRAERRRRRDEEAERQAKQPPAAKPAPPVTSPQKEARAAVTSPRKEARASPELVTFKELRNYHKEHYMRRNRQQSDSPEPASVADIVTENKDVDLRVLPAVVNDTKAAAVAQKRPSTEAVEVKAKKTKLDKFDVLFGNEDVDLRQLPQVDEVNPPPPPSITSSPKSDNKPDDEAPVPSPKGSPKRDWNEVKKRDDKKTPSKLDLVRAKFAEVTKGKDRLGRPLLFSKSPSVERERRRTMSGDDMDLRDNDEQGFVENKKSISIIMSQAKEHFTDGQLDKNQYNTLMYQILQINEKLKLKEAKQRESLEISKRKLKAQTLDENHKVPSPKSSPTERNRFGDIDERITPSVFMDTPPDSQGMLQDSDMRVNSDGVDGMKPKTLLPLPPGMPMFPPYQQMWRGPRPRGDDFGPRRFRGPAPPFFRGKFDKRAPRPPFEPRMPMPPLPTPKMGMCQGDYPLPPYERTESPPPLGAPGFAIPPTDFKVIEYIDQDPFKTIQIDGIPREIRFYGDTAVIMLDWDDPREIKFLPGCRRVTFDNKDSIVLSFNEGYKQVEIDDQVFDIKFGSPTRELYINGRWYECFFGGQPLGVIIDGKPRLVHLEGPMPQVDIGKAKRTDLVAGKINLIVNATQMHPVYLDAKVQKILVNGQFLTVRFVDSLRTVLINEQPFKVEFGDLPKPIVVGSEKYFIRFSALPRNIKPGYIQIANMEGMGLPVLTQVKKVEDIKEEDTNNMEVDQEPIVRPMKTPSPDNNTESLGLDMLASVMPSSTVPASGSEYSVAEPLFAKPEKIPGLETPADEKPPVLPGLPILGNINVSDLFAKLVATGIVQVNNDNKEESKEEQKEEVKNKPKEDKNVIHRVDLMRPETFRVKQPGLVAKLYGGMQCSGCGARFPPEHTVRYSQHLDWHFRQNRRDRDSARRAHSRHWHYDLSDWVQYEEVEDLEEREKSWFETGGSTTTTAEATEAPAPVPTVTPSTAAPAPARHCCALCGDTFQQFYNEDKEEWHLRNSVRHNDDYYHPLCFDDYKASLTKAEEPSKESSDDVQPIEKTEEAIEIKDVDDTVEEQSDNESVVEVVEEAKDLDPVEIDEGEEDDVVFKAEPVEQVVVEDDADTDDETAATRAERDRLAEIDFSKVKVKQEPVDPDDEPIVTAEEETVQARVDNTHATVESSIDGNLQLDAANAPATALPIGGIRINISKSLPSFINNNDDKMLEDISADDEPLPPGEEPELEYTLKPALEGVQFSRQPPVTRGNELSGLCSIM
- the Pcf11 gene encoding pre-mRNA cleavage complex 2 protein Pcf11 isoform X2, which translates into the protein MSKEVAEEYASSLADLTVNSKPLINMLTILAEENIDHAGVIVETVEKHLEKVHPDIKLPVLYLVDSIIKNVGGAYTQKFSQSIVNMFTRTFKQVDEKIRSQMFKLRETWHDVFPATKLYQLDVKVNLIDPAWPIQAQPQQSNIHVNPNFLKKSVGATTSTSTAAAPVPVPVEEDEKMRSILAKKEQELLMLQRKKVEMELEHMRRQVEIAEKTVTKKVPIVPPVNNVNSTNSVPAAAPVHAVAPEVVANIPAKQRLGPPVNKTAGRIAPVSATLLTARRDPRLARHAAAPAAVTAPTVRAPPAAPVPPVAIVAPAAAIAPNVFDIKPLERVTKRKNVITIDVRPEVEAKPRRRDPRLDKRDPRRNRQRDERRREDKPEPERIPTPAYVDKLPDPKKISKMPPIPKISKTKRDADVVTPKRKRDALRAERRRRRDEEAERQAKQPPAAKPAPPVTSPQKEARAAVTSPRKEARASPELVTFKELRNYHKEHYMRRNRQQSDSPEPASVADIVTENKDVDLRVLPAVVNDTKAAAVAQKRPSTEAVEVKAKKTKLDKFDVLFGNEDVDLRQLPQVDEVNPPPPPSITSSPKSDNKPDDEAPVPSPKGSPKRDWNEVKKRDDKKTPSKLDLVRAKFAEVTKGKDRLGRPLLFSKSPSVERERRRTMSGDDMDLRDNDEQGFVENKKSISIIMSQAKEHFTDGQLDKNQYNTLMYQILQINEKLKLKEAKQRESLEISKRKLKAQTLDENHKVPSPKSSPTERNRFGDIDERITPSVFMDTPPDSQGMLQDSDMRVNSDGVDGMKPKTLLPLPPGMPMFPPYQQMWRGPRPRGDDFGPRRFRGPAPPFFRGKFDKRAPRPPFEPRMPMPPLPTPKMGMCQGDYPLPPYERTESPPPLGAPGFAIPPTDFKVIEYIDQDPFKTIQIDGIPREIRFYGDTAVIMLDWDDPREIKFLPGCRRVTFDNKDSIVLSFNEGYKQVEIDDQVFDIKFGSPTRELYINGRWYECFFGGQPLGVIIDGKPRLVHLEGPMPQVDIGKAKRTDLVAGKINLIVNATQMHPVYLDAKVQKILVNGQFLTVRFVDSLRTVLINEQPFKVEFGDLPKPIVVGSEKYFIRFSALPRNIKPGYIQIANMEGMGLPVLTQVKKVEDIKEEDTNNMEVDQEPIVRPMKTPSPDNNTESLGLDMLASVMPSSTVPASGSEYSVAEPLFAKPEKIPGLETPADEKPPVLPGLPILGNINVSDLFAKLVATGIVQVNNDNKEESKEEQKEEVKNKPKEDKNVIHRVDLMRPETFRVKQPGLVAKLYGGMQCSGCGARFPPEHTVRYSQHLDWHFRQNRRDRDSARRAHSRHWHYDLSDWVQYEEVEDLEEREKSWFETGGSTTTTAEATEAPAPVPTVTPSTAAPAPARHCCALCGDTFQQFYNEDKEEWHLRNSVRHNDDYYHPLCFDDYKASLTKAEEPSKESSDDVQPIEKTEEAIEIKDVDDTVEEQSDNESVVEVVEEAKDLDPVEIDEGEEDDVVFKAEPVEQVVVEDDADTDDETAATRAERDRLAEIDFSKVKVKQEPVDPDDEPIVTAEEETVQARVDNTHATVESSIDGNLQLDAANAPATALPIGGIRINISKSLPSFINNNDDKMLEDISADDEPLPPGEEPELEYTLKPALEGVQFSRQPPVTRGNELSGLCSIM